One segment of Brassica napus cultivar Da-Ae chromosome C3, Da-Ae, whole genome shotgun sequence DNA contains the following:
- the LOC125583121 gene encoding uncharacterized protein LOC125583121, translated as MLSAGSSETPPEPEAPPALKKLFSSTHFQHDIRTYNSILAFTSMGAQIDHSVMHKTGPFTYRIHGQNAHRIGSLVPEPGRPPKFSQLYIFDTANEIQNRITTVKRTAKVGELDPKIVKELIETMDTYNCLTKIFRKARDIHETDSCQDFSIRLVGQSKCNRQYDMPQTDEIAGLIVGDFTEDMGERDVVVQHRSSGLQHISDMHPLFMTLQYPILFPYGQSGFNENIPITNTDGNQRKREYITKREFFSYQLQTRLDEGMVIVSSKILLHQYIVDAYTCIEMERLRWFRLNQKKIRADLYNNVQDAVMNGDTDARSLGKRVILPSSFTGSPRYMAEKYHDAMVICRWHGNPNLFITITTNPKWDEITDHLKMYVSDDPNDRPDLEARVFKMKLDELISDFNKGTFFPRPKAAVYTIEFQKRELPHAHIILWLEGDFRTPTASDIDRIISAELPDKEKDPEAYALVEQHMMHDPCGKDRKTSPCMEEGVCSKKFPHSYVTHTQINDSGYVLYRRRHTEHFVYKGDIKLDSQFVVPHNTQILKKYKAHVNVEWCNKSSAIKYLFK; from the exons ATGCTGTCAGCAGGGTCGAGTGAAACTCCCCCAGAACCAGAAGCTCCTCCTGCTTTGAAAAAGCTCTTCAGCTCCACTCATTTTCAGCATGATATCCGAACATATAACTCCATCCTTGCATTTACGTCTATGGGAGCTCAGATTGATCATTCAGTCATGCACAAAACGGGTCCTTTTACTTACCGCATCCATGGTCAAAATGCACACCGGATCGGTTCTTTAGTACCTGAACCAGGGCGACCTCCAAAGTTCAGTCAGCTATACATTTTCGACACGGCAAATGAGATTCAGAATAGGATTACAACGGTTAAGAGAACAGCAAAAGTTGGTGAGCTGGATCCTAAAATAGTTAAAGAGCTGATAGAAACAATGGACACATACAACTGTCTAACTAAGATTTTCAGAAAAGCAAGAGACATTCATGAAACGGATAGCTGCCAAGATTTCAGTATTAGACTCGTCGGCCAATCTAAATGTAATCGTCAATATGATATGCCTCAAACAGACGAAATAGCAGGCTTAATTGTTGGTGACTTTACCGAGGATATGGGTGAGAGAGATGTAGTGGTGCAGCACAGATCATCAGGCCTGCAGCATATAAGTGATATGCACCCACTCTTTATGACTTTGCAGTATCCAATCCTCTTCCCATACGGTCAGAGCGGCTTCAACGAAAACATACCTATTACCAATACTGATGGAAACCAACGAAAGAGGGAATACATCACAAAAAGAGAATTCTTTTCTTACCAGTTACAAACTCGCCTGGATGAAGGCATGGTTATTGTGAGCTCCAAAATACTACTGCACCAGTATATAGTTGACGCTTATACATGCATAGAGATGGAGAGGTTGCGTTGGTTTCGATTGAACCAGAAAAAAATCAGAGCGGACCTGTACAACAACGTACAAGATGCAGTCATGAATGGTGACACTGATGCAAGATCTTTAGGGAAAAGAGTCATATTACCCTCGAGTTTTACAGGAAGCCCCCGTTATATGGCTGAAAAGTATCATGATGCGATGGTAATATGTCGATGGCATGGGAATCCAAACTTATTTATCACGATCACAACGAATCCTAAATGGGATGAGATAACTGACCACCTAAAGATGTACGTCTCTGATGATCCCAACGACCGCCCTGACCTAGAGGCTAGAGTGTTCAAGATGAAACTGGATGAGCTAATTTCAGATTTCAACAAAGGCACCTTCTTCCCCCGTCCTAAAGCAG CTGTTTACACCATTGAGTTTCAGAAGCGAGAGCTGCCCCATGCCCACATTATTCTATGGCTTGAAGGTGACTTCAGGACCCCAACAGCATCAGACATTGACAGAATCATCTCCGCAGAACTACCAGACAAAGAAAAAGATCCAGAAGCCTATGCTCTGGTGGAACAACACATGATGCACGACCCCTGTGGGAAAGACAGAAAAACATCTCCGTGCATGGAGGAAGGTGTTTGCAGTAAGAAGTTTCCACATAGCTACGTTACACACACCCAGATTAACGACTCCGGTTACGTCTTGTATAGACGACGGCATACAGAGCACTTTGTCTACAAGGGAGACATAAAGCTTGATAGCCAATTCGTTGTTCCCCACAATACCCAAATCCTGAAAAAATACAAGGCACATGTCAATGTCGAGTGGTGCAACAAATCAAGCGCGATCAAATACCTCTTCAAGTAG
- the LOC106362754 gene encoding uncharacterized protein LOC106362754 has product MRFSLHEFEEITGLNCEYLKNLENLFVEVTNDMKAFWGQMGVNFNRGPSIDELTGACQMCRTLSRDDRLRLGYPAIYFGFIEAPRTSSPTRASLARLVMDLDAFEDYSWGRVAFKFLMESVKGLDLTKTYAIEGFVQTRAKNFTVKEYSEIFPRCDGDLENERVDNIVKAMFSPGWVWEQSHWPLVGTKPWTNVNVEIHTMKIEAGEMVRSKKAVSPSRTESEAESHKKARESHSLDRETMKAYIVVWPAGM; this is encoded by the exons ATGAGGTTTTCTCTGCATGAGTTTGAAGAGATAACTGGCTTGAACTGCGAGTATTTGAAGAATCTCGAGAATTTGTTTGTTGAGGTAACAAATGACATGAAAGCATTTTGGGGGCAGATGGGAGTGAATTTCAACCGGGGGCCAAGTATTGATGAATTAACTGGAGCGTGTCAGATGTGCAGAACATTGTCTCGAGATGATCGGCTTCGTTTAGGGTATCCAGCCATCTACTTTGGCTTCATCGAAGCACCAAGAACCTCGTCACCCACACGGGCTAGCCTGGCTAGGTTAGTGATGGATCTAGATGCTTTTGAAGATTATTCGTGGGGAAGAGTAGCGTTTAAATTCTTGATGGAGTCCGTGAAGGGTTTAGACTTAACAAAGACGTATGCTATTGAAGGCTTTGTTCAG ACTAGGGCTAAAAACTTTACTGTGAAGGAGTACTCTGAAATATTCCCTCGCTGTGATGGTGATCTGGAAAATGAGAGAGTTGATAACATAGTGAAGGCAATGTTTTCTCCAGGCTGGGTGTGGGAACAAAGTCATTGGCCTCTTGTTGGAACAAAACCGTGGACAAATGTGAACGTGGAGATCCATACGATGAAGATAGAGGCTGGTGAGATGGTGCGAAGCAAGAAGGCAGTGTCCCCTTCTCGCACAGAGTCCGAGGCAGAATCACATAAGAAGGCTCGTGAGTCCCATAGCCTGGATAGGGAGACCATGAAAGCATATATAGTTGTTTGGCCAGCTGGCATGTAA